A stretch of DNA from Acanthochromis polyacanthus isolate Apoly-LR-REF ecotype Palm Island chromosome 21, KAUST_Apoly_ChrSc, whole genome shotgun sequence:
cagctgtcaacaggtattttggcccactcctcatgagcaaacagctccagttgtctcaggtttgatgggtgtcttctccaaatagcatgtttcagctccttccacatatgttcaatgggattcagatctgggctcatagaaggccactttagaatagtccaacgcttttctctcagccattcttgggtgtttttggctgtgtgttttggatcgttgtcctgttggaagacccatgacctgcgactgagaccaagctttctgacactaggcagcacatttctctccagaatgccttgatagtcttcagatttcatcgtaccttgcacactttcaagacaccctgtgccagatgcagcaaagcagccccaaaacattactgagcctcctccatgtttcaccgtagggacagtgttcttttcttcgtatgcttggtttttgagtctatgaacatagagttgatgtgccttaccaaaaagctccagtttggtctcatctgtccaaaggacattctcccagaagctttgtggcttgtcaacatgcatttttgcaaattccagtctcgcttttttatgagtttttttcagcagtggtgtcctccttggtcgtctcccatgaagtccactttggctcaaacaacgacgaatggtgcgatctgacactgatgtaccttggccttggagttcacctttaatttctttggaggttgctctgggctctttggatacaattcgaatgatccgtctcttcaatttgtcatcaattttcctcttgcggccacgtccagggaggttggctactgtcccgtgggtcttgaacttctgaataatatgagccactgttgttacgggaacttcaagctgtttagagatggtcttatagcctttacctttaagatgtttgtctataattttttttcagatgtcctgggacaattctctccttcgctttctgttgtccatgttcagtgtggtacacaccttttcaccaaacagcagggtgactacttgtctccctttaaataggcagactgactgattatgagtttggaaacacctgtgatgtcaattaaatgacacacctgagttaatcatgtcactctggtcaaatagttttcaatcttttatagaggtaccatcatttttgtccaggcctgtttcattagtttgttttttttaaataattatgttaatcaacaattcaaaagtaatggctgtttttgattatttaattttcaataaatttttatttattgttacttttgtgagtttcaagtgatttcagtgagaattgtgggtttttccttctttaactgaggggtaccaacaattttgtccacgtgtgtatgtcaacAGCTggtgtttctggtgtttttttcttgcatatttGACTGTAATTTTGGCTTCTGTAGCAATAATTTATTTCCCACAAGGATATATAAAGTCTTCAATCATCATTCCTGGCAGAAAATAATGATGctgatgataataatgatgatcTATTAGTCccacagagaaaagaagaaatatgcaaaaaggaAACTGATAAATCCACTTTTTCCAAAAACAACGTGGGCACTAAACCTTCCCTTTCATTGTGAATCAATGGTCAGGCACATAGAAAAGCATTTGTACATATGCAGCCAGCCCATCAGATGCACATTCATAGAAAATTCCTGGACAAATGGAGTCTCAGGGGAACACATCAGTGGGCAGCTGGAAGTCTTTGAAGGTGTAGAAGGATATGTCTCCGTGGTCCACCACAGCGAAGACCACTGGGATGTCTCCGCTCTGGAAGGCCAGCAGCTTGATAACTCTCAGGTCAGGTACAGGACCATCGAAGCTGAGACACAGAAGAGAAACAACTAAATTaagttttgcatttaaaaagaagTCGAAACAAACATGCAAAGTGAAGGCGCCACAAGTTGTCATGAGCATTTGGTTCCTGACATTTTACAAGCCGGATGATTACAGCAGAAGCATCTCGGCTGAGATGTTGAACCTTATTGGTGTGACTTATATAAGTAGAAAAGCACATTGTGTTAAAATAGATGGTTATCCCTTCATCATTTTATCCTACACATAAGACATTTTGTGAAATTTGGTCATATATAGCATCTAATTTCTCTGCCTATGGTAAAAACAGTGTTTTGTGAAGTCACATGTGCCTTTGACCACCAAAATCTGACAGTGTGTCTTAAAGAAATTCTTTAAAAGCGTTCTAGAGATATTGTATTCACAAGAATGTGAAAGACAACCTGAAAAGACACCTCCAGCCTCAGCAGTCGCACATGCATCACAATAATCAATACTATAATTATTTAGTTGTGGCTCCATCTGAGCCATGAAAAGAGCGATGACACAAAAGGTCCATTCACCTCCAATCACTGTGACATTTTGTTAATTGGAATCAGATGTCTTCGGCTTCACTGTAACTCAATCCCGAGTAAACactttctttgttgtttgtgtgattgtttacctgcacacacacatgcgggAGTATGGTTTCCCCGGGTTGCTCTTCTTGAAGTCAGCCACCGTATCGGGCTGGTAAACATTGAAACAAATCCTCCACTCCTCTGAACCTTTTAACCTGAGCAGACAAAGGACAAGGTCTTCAATATCTCCTGAATGAAGCGCACTCTATCACAGCACAATACATCATCACCCCGGGTGTACAACAGCACACTGAGGCGCTGACAAACAGCAGAGCGGCGGCCTGTCGCTCCTTTGTATCAGAGTCTTTATAGGTTTGTAAATTAAAGATCATAAACTGTGACAGCAGTGATATAAGCTCGGTTCATATAAAGTCCacattctgatttattttcctTCACGGGTGCCTCAGAGTTGATGTCCTCTTATCACAGTGAACAGAAAGTAGCTGCAGGAGGTCATATTTTTATTCCAATTTTGACTATATGGTTATAAAAACCCAGGGACAGACCTGCATGTTTCCTCTGTATGAAACTGCAAAACGGGTAATTGGTACTaattaagtgacaaaaaaaactacatctAACATGGTGCTGACTGTATATACTTTCTGCAATGTCTAGAAACCACAGGGCTGAGAAAAATCTGATTTCACAAGTCTGCACTGTAGGAACCAGGTTACTGCAAAATCAAAGTTTATAGCAGAAGAGTCATTAATTTGTTTGATTACTTCGGGTTTCTGCTACAGCCATACCAGCACAAACAACGCATTGGCCTATTACTGACATACTGGTATCAGCGGATTTATATGGCAATTTCAAAACTGAAAGCTTAGAGTAATGTAGAAATGCTGTCATCACACAGCGACTCCATCTCTACTGTTTATAATAATGTTAGTGCTGtgtgcagcacatgcagcagagtagatatcacagctgagcagacagtGGTGCCTTTGCGTTAAGGTACAAATTATACTACAAAGACATTGTAAAAGAAATTGATAGGGCTGCAGTGTCCACAACAATTGGTTGGGCGATATGCTATCTCCTGACCAACTTATCATTGGAGACTTGCTGATGTTAcagtcaaaatgagaaaagcgcTACATCAGTGGCTTCCACAATTAGTCCATTATTTTTGGCAGTAGGATAAACAGACCCCTGAACACTCCCACACTTTTACAAGTTTGAACTGGCCTAATCTAATCGAGACTGCCAACTTATTTAACATTCACTGAACGCTGACTTGGAGTCAGCTTCAAACTTATTATGGGAAAGAAGAAGCGGGTGTGGCTGCGTTTTGTtaaaacagatggacaaaaagtCGAGTGTAAACTTTACAAACAGCAGCTTGCATATCGCAGCTCAACAACCAACACGGCAGATCATGTAAGAGCAGTAGGTTAACTTCTCCATGTTATGTTTGTCAGTTGATCTTGTGCCTGGATCACCAGCTgatacagttttattttcagaaataaTCTGAATATGGACATGTGCATGCTGGTCTACTCAAAGACTGTTTTTAGAATTTCTTCATAAAATAATCAGGTTAGTATAATTTAATATGCTCCTAGTACCACATTTCTAATCTATTTAGACTAATAGGGCTAGCAGGTAGAGCGCACTTAGTGTACTGTGGCCCATTTAGTTCATTTAGAGACAACGCACAGATTCTATTAGATCGATGGGGACTCAGCTATGGAATTATGCTCAAATTGCATTTCACTCCACTTCTGAATGAATTAATTCTGGATGAATTTTACAGGCTTGGAACCAGATTCAACGATTCTAACTGATCACATCTGACAATAATTGAcccttcttcctccctctctttcatGAGAAACCTCTCACACCAGTGTGCCTTAGTATGGGCATGCATACACATTTATACAGACATACTCGTATATACACTTAAGCAGAGGTACTCTTATtattttgttgtctgttgtttcatttgggttgtttttgtAGTAGAATTTTGCTTTTGCTAATAATGCATATGGAGGTGAGATTTCTTCGATGAGCCTTTGGATTTCTGACTCTTACTTGCACAATTTGCTTTTGTCGTGACGTTTTTGCTTCTATGTTTCAttataaatttttttaaaaaagcttgaACATTTGAAGAGTCGGTGTAGTTCGAGTTGACCAAGGTTTTCTCTATTTGACTACAGCCCTATACATGTGAGGCTTTTTACTACCTTTTCGATCACTTATGAGGAAGCCAGTGCACATATGCTAACTGAAGTGTATGATTGTCATTGTGCGTGCTGAAGTGCTTTCTATTTCCCTCACagtgtcagtattttttttagaatttgacAGTGAAAAGCTCAGCTGCAGTAACATGCATATCTAGGCGTGAAGaggcagtttttttcttcagtttgagTTGAATCACTAAGGATTACCCTAATCTCCTACCTCTGTGTTGTAATGGAAGATGGTATGTATAGATCATGAGATAACAACCATCCTGCAGGTTAATTTCATTCCAGTCAGTGCAACATGGGCTAATAAAATCCTGTCAGATATTATGATATCAGTTTGAGGCATGCCAGATGATGTAATGAATGTCTAGTGAGTCGTAACAGTGTggtaaaaaggaaacaaaaaagatgaaagcAGTGACATGTCATCAGCTTTTCTCTGAACATCAGCTTCTAATTAAACTGGTATCAGGTAAAGCAAATCCTTCTCACATTCTCAGTGATGGAAACAAGTGATACCTGGATGCTCCCTCGAGCAGATGTGTAGATTTAATCACACTGATTTTGTCCAACAGCTCACCTGGAAACAAAGATTACTTACTTAGTTTCAGATACGATACGCCTGATCATGTTGGGTCACAACACAGATGCTGTCTTACCAGTGGGGATTGGTTGTCTTGGGTCATGTAATGGAGTAACTTCCCTGTTCCACAAGTGTGCTGGTCGGCCTTTACGCTTCCTCTGCCGCCTCGCCAGGAGCTCATGATACTCCGCCCAGTTTCTGCACCGTCGAACCTTGAAGGAGCTCAGAATGTCATCCCCAATAATGCATTGACATCGCTTGATAATAAATGTGTTATGTGGGTCGTATTTTTTTGAGTTGCTACAAACCTCTCTGTCTTTGTTGACATCCCACCGCCGCCTGCGCTTGTCCTCTTCCCTCTTCTGCTCCTTTGAGGACATTTTCACCATCCGCAGGTTTATTTTCCTCCTCCAGGAGGCAATGTCACAGACTCCCACAGTCAAATCCCCTGGCAGCAGGGAGGGTTCTGGAGGGGCCAGGCAGCTGGGGTGGCGCTCACTGGAGCCCACGTCAGGGAATGGGATGGAGCTGAAGTCCCAGCGTGAGGACCTAGAGGTGGGGCTGTGATGTAATTCTTTGTCTGAGGCCCCAAGGTCATCCGTCGTCCACCAGCTCCTGCCTTCATCTGATCCACTTGTGGTGGCAGTCTGGATGTCTGGAGAGGCTGCCAGTTTTTTAACATGATCACCTTCAAGGCTGCATTTATCCTCTTCCATTTTCTCAACGGTGGGTTCCACTGGAGCTTCAGTATAACtacagaagaaacaaaaactattGAGCCTTTTGGTGTACTGGAAAACTCATCTATCTTATACACTCACTGATGATGAAAAACTTAACTTATTCTTGAACTAAGTAGTTTAATCAACAGGTTGAGTGCCAGAAAATCAACCAGCAGTTGTGACAGTCAATCACCTATACAGAAGATTTCCAATGCGAATCAAACAAAGAATCCAAATAAAGTATTGATACTGATTATTAGTTTATTAGGTTTATTAGGAGAGGTTTATTAGTGTCCAGCAGggagcagcagagagctgcCAATACTTAGCTTTCATGAGGAGGTTTGAGGCAGCTTGTAGGTCTATAGTGACAACTAATAGTGCTGATAATAAAATGATTTCTTTATTGAGCAGTAGTTGAATAATCACATTGCTTGAGGAGGTGCCATTATAACGAGACAATCAATGTTATGGCCGATCAGTGCCAATGCTGTACAGTAAATAATAAGCAGTAGCTCTGTTTACCTGCACGTTGCTGTGGGGCTGGGGCTGCGTTTCCTCTTCAGTTGTCTCCCTGCTCTGTCTCGTGACTGAGGCAGGTTCAGCTGCCTCGCATAGGACGAAGGCTCAGAACTGCAAGAAGTCAAGCACATTGAGTTGATGTCAAAACCTGAACCTCCAGAGCAACGTTATCCAAAACACTCAATCACTAAAGACCCATTTGGGCAGGATTATTTCTCCGAGCTGAGGAGGACCTTTTAGACGTGTCATAATAATGAATCAAATTAGTGGTGGCTGAAATCCATTCTGCTGCTTAAAACTGTctcatttacagtattttgttgtttattcaaGTGATGGTATCCTGCTCTTACTAATATCACTCTGTGTGTTTACCACTGT
This window harbors:
- the tsen54 gene encoding tRNA-splicing endonuclease subunit Sen54, whose amino-acid sequence is MLLLWVVNMADQNKTDTEGKLFSEILSPSELFAARSRSHKIPVRGQKDFFPNDSDEQRQRLEQSLNEHWSLISEERVERLGNLVKAIWIPSDQIVELQSPAGKFWQTMGFSENGKQYLLPEEALYLMECGNVQVFYRDLPLSIQDGYERFLSSATVSLQQYQVFGHLKRLGYVVHRFDPSSEPSSYARQLNLPQSRDRAGRQLKRKRSPSPTATCSYTEAPVEPTVEKMEEDKCSLEGDHVKKLAASPDIQTATTSGSDEGRSWWTTDDLGASDKELHHSPTSRSSRWDFSSIPFPDVGSSERHPSCLAPPEPSLLPGDLTVGVCDIASWRRKINLRMVKMSSKEQKREEDKRRRRWDVNKDREVRRCRNWAEYHELLARRQRKRKGRPAHLWNREVTPLHDPRQPIPTGELLDKISVIKSTHLLEGASRLKGSEEWRICFNVYQPDTVADFKKSNPGKPYSRMCVCSFDGPVPDLRVIKLLAFQSGDIPVVFAVVDHGDISFYTFKDFQLPTDVFP